The Tenebrio molitor chromosome 3, icTenMoli1.1, whole genome shotgun sequence genome contains a region encoding:
- the LOC138126983 gene encoding uncharacterized protein isoform X3 produces the protein MRRRRTDTQQLVIPRGMLGPEEVAIIEIPKRFHKTPVVVLKRRPGELARIRASHYFVEALYDLDPPIKNTRFMNPDVSGQTGQNMTVHPQTFAQNPSSFSNNMSSGSHRVAHKNVTMAPPPDFLQIQISGAFSF, from the exons ATGAGAAGGAGAAGAACTGACACGCAGCAGCTTGTTATACCGAGGGGAATGCTGGGACCGGAGGAGGTAGCAATTATTGAAATACCGAAGAGGTTCCATAAGACTCCCGTCGTGGTGCTAAAAAGACGACCAGGAGAACTAGCCCGTATTCGTGCCAGCCATTACTTCGTAGAAGCACTCTACGACTTGGACCCCCCAATAAAGAACACTCGGTTTATG AATCCAGATGTCAGTGGTCAAACGGGACAGAATATGACCGTGCATCCGCAGACTTTTGCTCAG AATCCTTCTAGTTTTAGTAATAACATGTCGTCTGGTTCGCACCGAGTGGCACACAAGAATGTAACCATGGCACCTCCACCTGATTTTCTTCAG ATTCAAATTTCAGGAGCCTTCTCGTTTTAG
- the LOC138126983 gene encoding uncharacterized protein isoform X2 produces the protein MRRRRTDTQQLVIPRGMLGPEEVAIIEIPKRFHKTPVVVLKRRPGELARIRASHYFVEALYDLDPPIKNTRFMNPDVSGQTGQNMTVHPQTFAQNPSSFSNNMSSGSHRVAHKNVTMAPPPDFLQEIQISGAFSF, from the exons ATGAGAAGGAGAAGAACTGACACGCAGCAGCTTGTTATACCGAGGGGAATGCTGGGACCGGAGGAGGTAGCAATTATTGAAATACCGAAGAGGTTCCATAAGACTCCCGTCGTGGTGCTAAAAAGACGACCAGGAGAACTAGCCCGTATTCGTGCCAGCCATTACTTCGTAGAAGCACTCTACGACTTGGACCCCCCAATAAAGAACACTCGGTTTATG AATCCAGATGTCAGTGGTCAAACGGGACAGAATATGACCGTGCATCCGCAGACTTTTGCTCAG AATCCTTCTAGTTTTAGTAATAACATGTCGTCTGGTTCGCACCGAGTGGCACACAAGAATGTAACCATGGCACCTCCACCTGATTTTCTTCAG GAGATTCAAATTTCAGGAGCCTTCTCGTTTTAG
- the LOC138126983 gene encoding uncharacterized protein isoform X4, producing the protein MRRRRTDTQQLVIPRGMLGPEEVAIIEIPKRFHKTPVVVLKRRPGELARIRASHYFVEALYDLDPPIKNTRFMNPDVSGQTGQNMTVHPQTFAQNPSSFSNNMSSGSHRVAHKNVTMAPPPDFLQSNS; encoded by the exons ATGAGAAGGAGAAGAACTGACACGCAGCAGCTTGTTATACCGAGGGGAATGCTGGGACCGGAGGAGGTAGCAATTATTGAAATACCGAAGAGGTTCCATAAGACTCCCGTCGTGGTGCTAAAAAGACGACCAGGAGAACTAGCCCGTATTCGTGCCAGCCATTACTTCGTAGAAGCACTCTACGACTTGGACCCCCCAATAAAGAACACTCGGTTTATG AATCCAGATGTCAGTGGTCAAACGGGACAGAATATGACCGTGCATCCGCAGACTTTTGCTCAG AATCCTTCTAGTTTTAGTAATAACATGTCGTCTGGTTCGCACCGAGTGGCACACAAGAATGTAACCATGGCACCTCCACCTGATTTTCTTCAG